Part of the Sinorhizobium terangae genome is shown below.
CAAGACAAGCGGCTCATGCCCTGTCGCTTCCATGAAACGCAGCATGTCTTTCGACGCGATCGAGGTCGTCTGGTCGTTCGAGAGCGGGTGGCCGTTGATCGTGTCAAATTCCATCAACGCCTCGTCGAGAATGAACTTCACGTTGCCGCCCGTGTCGTTGATCGCGCCGAATGCGGTCACCGCGCCGGGGATGACGCCCAGATATTCCATCAGCTTTTCCGGCTTGCCGAAGGAAACCTTGCTCGCCGCGCCGATGACCTGATGGACGGTCTTCAGGTCCACCGTAGCGTGCTCCTCGACGGTCAGCAGGAAATAGTTGCCCTTCTTATCCTTCACGAACAGGTTCTTTGTATGTCCGCCGGGAATTTCGTCGCGCAGCGCCACCGATTCGGCCACCGTGAAGACCGGCGCATGGCGCTTCGTCGTGTGTTCGATCCCAAGGTCGTCGAGAAAACGGAACAGGTCCTCCGCGGTCTTCGGCTCAGCCTCGCTCATCATCAAATCCTTCCTGTCGTGGCGATTTTCGCCCTGCTTTACGGAGAACAGGCGCGCTCCGCAATCTCAGGCGCGGCGATTCTCAGGGGCTGGTGCGGCATGTGGGCGGAAGCCGTTCACGCTTCCCATGCGGTGCGCACTCTTGACCAACATGCGTCAGTGGAAAACACCAGCATTTCCAGGCTTTCTGGATTGCCCCGAAAAAATTCTTCGCATTTGCGTCATTTCCCTGTTGCATTTG
Proteins encoded:
- a CDS encoding prolyl-tRNA synthetase associated domain-containing protein yields the protein MSEAEPKTAEDLFRFLDDLGIEHTTKRHAPVFTVAESVALRDEIPGGHTKNLFVKDKKGNYFLLTVEEHATVDLKTVHQVIGAASKVSFGKPEKLMEYLGVIPGAVTAFGAINDTGGNVKFILDEALMEFDTINGHPLSNDQTTSIASKDMLRFMEATGHEPLVLKVTS